In the Helicobacter pylori genome, one interval contains:
- a CDS encoding outer membrane protein, whose translation MCYLRILILVISFLNILNAENLSYMSSSYQIGTVFMRPLNTNKLLQGASILQGYEVNPKNDWAYSRYYFFIDYGNVLFNNDSTLQANMFTYGVGGDFMVAYAKNPINRWAFFFGLQLAANTWILNNKVKDLVVNTWDSLKDFNFRNTYFRAIGKFGVQFRTIVLYHKVDVEIGMKIFLTPERRSLFERSFLFFVSHSWHF comes from the coding sequence GTGTGTTATTTAAGAATTTTAATACTGGTTATAAGTTTTTTAAATATTTTAAATGCTGAAAATTTGAGTTACATGTCTTCTTCTTATCAAATAGGCACGGTGTTTATGCGCCCTTTAAACACTAACAAGCTTTTACAAGGGGCTTCAATCCTTCAAGGCTATGAAGTGAATCCTAAAAACGATTGGGCTTATTCTAGGTATTATTTCTTTATAGATTATGGTAATGTGCTTTTTAATAATGACTCTACTTTACAAGCGAACATGTTCACTTATGGGGTGGGAGGGGATTTTATGGTCGCCTACGCTAAAAACCCTATCAACCGTTGGGCTTTTTTCTTTGGCTTGCAACTGGCCGCCAACACATGGATACTCAATAATAAAGTCAAAGATTTGGTGGTGAATACTTGGGATTCATTAAAAGATTTCAATTTTCGTAACACTTATTTCAGGGCTATCGGGAAATTTGGGGTGCAGTTTCGCACGATCGTTTTGTATCATAAGGTGGATGTGGAAATTGGCATGAAAATCTTTCTAACCCCTGAAAGGCGCAGCTTGTTTGAAAGGAGCTTTTTGTTTTTTGTTTCGCATTCGTGGCATTTTTAG
- a CDS encoding PP0621 family protein, translated as MLRILIPLLIIVWVLWRLFLRQKPHKDNHKDNHSYAQQTPKELEDHMIVCSKCQTYVSSKDAIYSGAVAYCSETCLKDKR; from the coding sequence ATGTTAAGAATTTTAATCCCCCTACTCATTATCGTGTGGGTTTTATGGCGTTTGTTTTTGAGGCAAAAACCCCACAAAGACAACCACAAAGACAACCACTCTTATGCGCAACAAACCCCCAAAGAATTAGAAGATCACATGATTGTATGCTCTAAATGCCAAACCTATGTCTCTAGCAAAGACGCTATTTACAGCGGAGCGGTAGCCTATTGCAGTGAAACCTGTTTGAAGGATAAGAGATAA
- the rsmG gene encoding 16S rRNA (guanine(527)-N(7))-methyltransferase RsmG, which produces MNPLLQDYARILLEWNQTHNLSGAKNLSELEPQITDALKPLEFVKDFKSCLDIGSGAGLPAIPLALEKPETKFILLEPRIKRAAFLNYLKSVLPLKNIEIIKKRLEDYQDLLQVDLITSRAVASSSFLIEKSRRFLKDKGYFLFYKGEQLKDEIACKDTECFMHQKRVYFYKSKESLC; this is translated from the coding sequence ATGAACCCCTTATTGCAAGATTACGCGCGCATCCTTTTAGAATGGAATCAAACGCACAACTTGAGCGGCGCAAAAAATTTAAGCGAGTTAGAACCACAGATCACAGACGCTCTAAAGCCTTTAGAATTTGTCAAAGATTTTAAAAGCTGCTTGGATATTGGGAGCGGGGCGGGACTTCCTGCTATCCCTTTAGCCCTTGAAAAACCGGAAACAAAATTCATTCTTTTAGAGCCAAGAATAAAAAGAGCGGCTTTTTTAAACTACCTTAAAAGCGTTTTGCCTTTAAAAAACATTGAAATCATTAAAAAGCGTTTAGAAGATTATCAAGATCTTTTACAAGTGGATTTAATCACTTCTAGAGCGGTCGCTAGCTCTTCTTTTTTGATAGAAAAAAGCCGACGCTTCCTAAAAGATAAGGGGTATTTTTTATTCTATAAAGGCGAGCAGCTAAAAGATGAAATCGCTTGTAAAGACACTGAATGCTTTATGCATCAAAAGCGTGTTTATTTTTACAAATCAAAGGAAAGTTTATGTTAA
- the queA gene encoding tRNA preQ1(34) S-adenosylmethionine ribosyltransferase-isomerase QueA — protein MKEFDLESYDYHLPKELIASYPVLPKEKAKLLVYERRSQTITHTTFEHVLDFFPKNALVVLNDTKVMKARLFGSKHAFLPSKTTEVFFHRFFKGNTALTQIKGKIKVGDKIFFNENYYAEVLELLHNGQRLIAFYDHKTPLNQENILKLLEQYGHMPLPPYIKRADESLDAHEYQSMFAKHIGAVAAPTASLHFSQHCLEKLLKDFKHAFLTLHVGAGTFLGVETKDIREHQIHTEVLHIPKKSQEILQESQEILCIGTTALRSVEYFKRLKNPNQEAFECDIFLHLANPIRHVNYLLTNFHLPKSSLLMLVSAMIGLEKTKEIYKIAIEKKYRFYSYGDGMLIL, from the coding sequence TTGAAAGAATTTGATTTAGAAAGCTATGATTATCATTTGCCTAAGGAATTGATCGCAAGCTATCCCGTTTTGCCCAAAGAAAAGGCTAAATTGCTCGTCTATGAAAGGCGTTCGCAAACAATCACGCACACCACTTTTGAGCATGTTTTAGATTTTTTCCCTAAAAACGCCCTTGTGGTGTTGAACGACACTAAAGTGATGAAGGCCAGGCTTTTTGGATCTAAGCATGCCTTTTTGCCATCAAAAACGACCGAAGTGTTTTTCCACCGCTTTTTTAAAGGCAATACCGCTTTAACTCAAATTAAGGGTAAGATCAAAGTGGGGGACAAAATCTTTTTTAATGAAAATTATTACGCTGAAGTTTTGGAATTACTCCATAACGGCCAACGCTTGATCGCTTTTTATGACCATAAAACCCCCTTAAATCAAGAAAATATCTTAAAGCTTTTAGAGCAATACGGGCATATGCCCTTACCCCCTTATATTAAAAGAGCCGATGAAAGTTTGGATGCGCATGAATACCAGAGCATGTTCGCTAAACACATCGGTGCGGTGGCTGCCCCTACGGCGTCATTGCATTTTTCTCAACACTGCTTAGAAAAATTATTGAAAGATTTCAAGCACGCTTTTTTAACCTTGCATGTGGGGGCTGGGACTTTTCTTGGCGTAGAAACTAAGGATATTAGAGAGCATCAAATCCATACAGAAGTTTTGCATATTCCTAAAAAGAGCCAAGAAATTTTGCAAGAATCCCAAGAGATTTTATGCATCGGCACGACCGCTTTAAGGAGCGTGGAATACTTCAAGCGTTTAAAAAACCCTAATCAAGAGGCGTTTGAATGCGATATATTCTTGCATCTTGCTAATCCTATTCGGCATGTTAATTATTTGCTCACTAATTTCCATTTGCCCAAATCTAGCCTTTTAATGCTTGTGAGCGCGATGATAGGCTTAGAAAAAACCAAAGAAATCTACAAAATAGCCATAGAAAAGAAGTATCGTTTTTATTCTTATGGCGATGGGATGCTGATTTTATGA
- the tatC gene encoding twin-arginine translocase subunit TatC, protein MFEDLKPHLQELRKRLMVSVGTILVAFLGCFHFWKNIFEFVKNSYKGTLIQLSPIEGVMVAVKISFSAAIVISMPIIFWQLWLFIAPGLYKNEKKVILPFVFFGSGMFLIGAAFSYYVVFPFIIEYLATFGSDVFAANISASSYVSFFTRLILGFGVAFELPVLAYFLAKVGLITDASLKAYFKYAIVVIFIVAAIITPPDVVSQIFMALPLVGLYGLSILIAKMVNPAPKDNENNNENDTKENEKSES, encoded by the coding sequence ATGTTTGAAGATTTAAAACCGCATTTACAGGAATTAAGAAAGCGTTTGATGGTTTCTGTAGGAACGATTTTAGTGGCGTTTTTGGGGTGCTTTCATTTTTGGAAAAATATTTTTGAATTTGTTAAAAATTCTTATAAAGGCACGCTCATTCAGCTCTCCCCTATTGAAGGGGTTATGGTAGCGGTGAAAATCAGTTTTTCAGCCGCTATCGTCATTTCCATGCCCATTATTTTTTGGCAATTGTGGCTCTTTATCGCTCCAGGGCTTTATAAGAATGAAAAAAAAGTGATTTTGCCTTTTGTGTTTTTTGGGAGCGGCATGTTTTTGATTGGGGCGGCGTTTTCTTATTATGTGGTGTTCCCTTTCATTATTGAATACTTGGCCACTTTTGGGAGCGATGTGTTTGCGGCCAATATTTCTGCGTCCAGTTACGTGAGCTTTTTCACACGCTTGATTTTAGGCTTTGGCGTGGCGTTTGAATTGCCTGTTTTGGCGTATTTTTTAGCTAAAGTGGGCTTGATCACCGATGCAAGTTTGAAAGCGTATTTTAAATACGCTATTGTAGTGATTTTTATTGTAGCAGCCATTATCACTCCCCCTGATGTGGTGAGTCAAATCTTTATGGCGTTGCCTTTAGTGGGGCTTTATGGGCTTTCTATTTTAATCGCCAAAATGGTCAATCCGGCTCCTAAAGATAACGAAAATAACAACGAAAATGACACCAAAGAAAATGAAAAGAGCGAGTCGTAG
- the tatB gene encoding Sec-independent protein translocase protein TatB, translating into MFGMGFFEILVVLIVAIIFLGPEKFPQAVVDIVKFFRAVKKTLNDAKDTLDKEINIEEIKKETLEYQKLFENKVESLKGVKIEELEDAKITAEKEIKSIQDLMQDYQKRLENNAPPNHSNEEVSNEEALNEEVSSDEPPKEVQLATDNNTKEHDKEKEHV; encoded by the coding sequence ATGTTTGGCATGGGCTTTTTTGAAATCCTTGTGGTGTTGATTGTAGCGATTATTTTTTTAGGGCCAGAAAAATTCCCCCAGGCTGTCGTGGATATAGTGAAATTTTTTCGTGCGGTTAAAAAAACGCTCAATGACGCTAAGGACACTTTAGATAAAGAAATCAATATTGAAGAAATCAAAAAAGAAACTCTAGAGTATCAAAAACTCTTTGAAAACAAAGTGGAGAGTCTTAAGGGCGTTAAGATTGAAGAATTAGAAGACGCTAAAATAACTGCAGAAAAGGAGATTAAAAGCATTCAGGATTTGATGCAAGATTACCAAAAAAGACTAGAAAACAACGCACCCCCTAACCACTCCAATGAAGAAGTTTCCAATGAAGAAGCCTTAAATGAAGAAGTTTCAAGCGATGAACCTCCTAAAGAAGTCCAATTAGCAACCGATAACAACACCAAAGAACACGACAAAGAAAAAGAGCATGTTTGA
- the ruvB gene encoding Holliday junction branch migration DNA helicase RuvB: MKERIVNLETLDFETSQEVSLRPNLWEDFIGQEKIKSNLQISICAAKKRQESLDHMLFFGPPGLGKTSISHIIAKEMETNIKITAAPMIEKSGDLAAILTNLQAKDILFIDEIHRLSPAIEEVLYPAMEDFRLDIIIGSGPAAQTIKIDLPPFTLIGATTRAGMLSNPLRDRFGMSFRMQFYSSSELALIIKKAAVKLNQDIKEESADEIAKRSRGTPRIALRLLKRVRDFALVKNSSLMDLNITLHALNELGVNELGFDEADLAYLSLLANAQGKPVGLNTIAASMREDEGTIEDVIEPFLLANGYLERTAKGRIATPKTHALLKIPTLKSQTLF, encoded by the coding sequence ATGAAAGAACGGATAGTCAATTTAGAAACTTTGGATTTTGAAACTTCTCAAGAAGTGAGTTTGCGCCCCAATCTTTGGGAAGATTTTATCGGTCAAGAAAAGATTAAAAGCAACTTGCAAATTTCTATTTGCGCGGCTAAAAAACGCCAAGAAAGTTTGGATCACATGCTCTTTTTTGGCCCGCCCGGTTTGGGTAAAACTTCAATCAGCCATATCATCGCTAAAGAAATGGAAACCAATATCAAAATCACCGCCGCTCCCATGATAGAAAAAAGCGGTGATTTAGCCGCCATTTTGACTAATTTGCAAGCTAAAGACATTCTTTTTATTGATGAAATCCACCGGCTCAGCCCAGCGATTGAAGAGGTTTTATACCCGGCTATGGAAGATTTTAGACTGGATATTATCATAGGCTCAGGCCCAGCCGCTCAAACCATTAAGATTGATTTACCCCCTTTCACCCTCATCGGCGCTACCACTAGAGCCGGAATGCTCTCTAACCCCTTAAGAGACAGATTTGGCATGAGTTTTAGAATGCAATTTTATAGCTCTAGCGAACTAGCCCTTATCATCAAAAAAGCCGCCGTTAAACTCAACCAAGACATCAAGGAAGAAAGCGCTGATGAAATCGCTAAAAGGAGCAGAGGCACGCCAAGGATTGCTTTAAGGCTTTTGAAAAGGGTACGCGATTTTGCGCTAGTCAAAAATTCAAGCTTGATGGATTTAAACATCACTTTGCATGCTTTGAATGAATTAGGCGTGAATGAATTGGGCTTTGATGAAGCGGATTTAGCGTATTTATCTTTGTTGGCTAACGCTCAAGGAAAGCCGGTGGGTTTGAATACGATTGCAGCGTCTATGAGAGAAGATGAAGGCACGATTGAAGATGTGATTGAGCCTTTTTTACTCGCTAATGGTTATTTAGAGCGCACCGCTAAAGGCAGAATCGCCACGCCTAAAACCCATGCGCTTTTAAAAATCCCCACTTTAAAGTCTCAAACTTTATTTTAA
- the panB gene encoding 3-methyl-2-oxobutanoate hydroxymethyltransferase, whose protein sequence is MSMQTAPIKKITLNHLQAKKNQEKIIAITAYDALFAQIFDPLVDVILVGDSLNMSFFNQNDTLSASVKMMLYHTKAVCAGAKTPFIITDMPFGSYKDEKTALKNAIRVYKETQASAIKLEGGKEKAKLVKTLTNEGVIVVGHIGLMPQFVRLDGGYKVKGKNEEQQKKLLEDALSLEEAGAGLLVLEGITTPIAQEITQKIKIPTIGIGSGKDCDGQILVWSDMLGFFDSFKPKFVREYLKGKELVQNAIQQYADDVKKGIFPNELESYH, encoded by the coding sequence ATGAGCATGCAAACCGCCCCAATTAAAAAAATCACTCTCAACCACCTCCAAGCTAAAAAAAATCAAGAAAAGATCATCGCTATTACCGCTTATGACGCGCTGTTCGCTCAAATATTTGATCCGCTAGTGGATGTGATTTTAGTGGGCGATAGTTTGAATATGAGTTTTTTCAACCAAAACGACACTTTAAGCGCGAGTGTAAAAATGATGCTCTATCACACTAAAGCCGTGTGCGCGGGCGCTAAGACTCCTTTTATCATCACAGACATGCCCTTTGGAAGCTATAAAGATGAAAAAACAGCCCTAAAAAACGCCATTAGAGTTTATAAAGAAACCCAAGCGAGCGCGATCAAACTAGAGGGGGGGAAAGAAAAAGCGAAACTGGTTAAAACGCTCACTAATGAGGGCGTTATCGTGGTAGGACACATTGGCTTAATGCCTCAATTCGTGCGTCTTGATGGAGGCTATAAGGTTAAGGGCAAAAATGAAGAGCAACAAAAAAAGCTTTTAGAAGACGCCTTGAGTTTAGAAGAAGCCGGGGCGGGTTTGTTGGTTTTAGAGGGTATAACCACCCCTATCGCTCAAGAAATCACGCAAAAAATCAAAATCCCCACGATCGGCATAGGGAGCGGCAAGGATTGCGACGGGCAGATTTTAGTGTGGAGCGATATGTTAGGCTTTTTTGATAGCTTTAAGCCTAAATTCGTGCGAGAGTACCTTAAAGGGAAAGAATTGGTTCAAAACGCGATTCAACAATACGCTGATGATGTGAAAAAGGGAATCTTCCCTAACGAATTAGAAAGTTACCATTAA
- a CDS encoding outer membrane beta-barrel protein, with product MCSKKIRNLILCFSFILSLHAEENTTEENMIKENTPKDAPIFLEEKRAQTLEFKKEKGIAKKIDEKSLLEEIHKKKRQLYMLKGELHEKNESILFQQMAKNKSGFFIGVILGDIGVSAHSYEKFELLSNIQASPLLYGLRSGYQKYFANGISALRFYGEYLGGAMKGFKSDSLASYQTASLNIDLLMDKPIDKEKRFALGIFGGVGVGWNGMYQNLKEVKGYSQPNAFGLVLNLGVSMTLNLKHRFELALKMPPLKETSQTFLYYFKSTNIYYISYNYLL from the coding sequence ATGTGTTCTAAAAAAATAAGAAATCTCATTTTATGCTTTAGTTTTATTTTAAGCTTGCACGCTGAAGAGAATACGACTGAAGAAAACATGATTAAAGAAAATACCCCTAAAGACGCTCCCATTTTTTTGGAAGAAAAACGCGCCCAAACGCTAGAGTTTAAAAAAGAAAAGGGGATTGCAAAAAAGATTGATGAAAAAAGCCTGCTTGAAGAAATCCATAAGAAAAAACGCCAGCTTTACATGCTCAAAGGGGAATTGCATGAAAAAAATGAATCCATCTTATTCCAGCAAATGGCTAAAAATAAGAGCGGTTTTTTTATAGGCGTAATCCTTGGCGATATAGGGGTTAGCGCTCATTCTTATGAGAAGTTTGAACTTTTAAGCAATATTCAAGCTTCTCCTTTGTTGTATGGCTTAAGGAGCGGGTATCAAAAGTATTTTGCTAACGGGATTAGCGCCTTACGCTTTTATGGGGAGTATTTAGGGGGGGCGATGAAAGGGTTTAAAAGCGATTCTTTAGCCTCTTATCAAACCGCAAGCTTGAATATTGATTTGTTGATGGATAAGCCTATTGACAAAGAAAAAAGGTTTGCGTTAGGGATATTTGGAGGCGTTGGAGTGGGGTGGAATGGGATGTATCAAAATTTAAAAGAGGTTAAAGGGTATTCACAGCCTAACGCCTTTGGGCTAGTGTTAAATTTAGGGGTGAGCATGACGCTTAATCTCAAACACCGTTTTGAATTAGCCTTAAAAATGCCTCCCTTAAAAGAAACTTCGCAAACTTTTTTATATTATTTTAAAAGCACTAATATTTATTATATTAGTTACAACTATTTATTGTAA
- a CDS encoding outer membrane beta-barrel protein has product MLKFKYCLIYIALILGLQATDYDNLEEENQQLDEKINNLKQQLTEKGVSPKEMDKDKFEEEYLERTYPKISSKKRKKLLKSFSIADDKSGVFLGGGYAYGGFNLSYQGEMLDKYGANAPSAFKNNIKINAPVSMISVKFGYQKYFVPYFGTRFYGDLLLGGGALKEDASKQSVGSFFYVLGAVNTDLLFDMPLDFKTKKHFLGVYAGFGIGLMLYQDKPNQNGRNLVVGGYSSPNFLWKSLIEVDYTFNVGVSLTLYRKHRLEIGTKLPISYLRMGVEEGALYQNKEDDERLLISANNQFKRSSFLLVNYAFIF; this is encoded by the coding sequence ATGTTGAAATTTAAATATTGTTTGATTTATATCGCACTCATACTGGGACTTCAAGCGACAGATTATGACAATTTAGAAGAAGAAAACCAACAATTAGACGAAAAAATAAACAATTTAAAGCAACAGCTCACCGAAAAAGGGGTTTCGCCCAAAGAGATGGATAAGGATAAGTTTGAAGAAGAATATTTAGAGCGAACTTACCCAAAGATTTCTTCAAAGAAAAGAAAAAAATTACTCAAATCTTTTTCCATAGCCGATGATAAGAGCGGGGTTTTTTTAGGGGGTGGGTATGCTTATGGGGGATTTAATCTTTCTTATCAAGGGGAGATGTTAGACAAATATGGCGCGAATGCCCCTAGCGCGTTTAAAAACAATATCAAGATTAACGCTCCTGTTTCTATGATTAGCGTTAAATTCGGGTATCAAAAATACTTCGTGCCTTATTTTGGAACACGATTTTATGGGGATTTATTGCTTGGGGGAGGGGCGTTAAAAGAGGATGCAAGCAAGCAATCTGTAGGCTCGTTTTTTTATGTTTTAGGGGCTGTCAATACCGATTTGTTGTTTGATATGCCTTTAGATTTTAAGACTAAAAAGCATTTTTTAGGCGTTTATGCAGGTTTTGGGATAGGGCTTATGCTTTATCAAGACAAGCCTAATCAAAACGGGAGGAATTTGGTGGTGGGGGGCTATTCAAGCCCTAATTTTTTATGGAAATCTTTGATTGAAGTGGATTACACTTTTAATGTGGGCGTGAGTTTAACGCTTTATAGGAAACACCGCTTAGAGATTGGCACCAAATTACCGATTAGCTATTTGAGAATGGGAGTGGAAGAGGGAGCGCTCTATCAAAATAAAGAAGACGATGAACGATTGTTGATTTCAGCTAACAACCAGTTCAAGCGATCCAGTTTTTTATTAGTGAATTATGCGTTCATTTTTTAA
- a CDS encoding M23 family metallopeptidase yields MELRFKILALVVLILGGYLIFNALITKPKALSFSLNSKEDALNDNNEALFWDLKKPIKIKIAAPKGIKRYDLKVTTQDNLILYEKENLVLDKPKFLEVPLIRPEIMGLEDKCLLYEIQANDWSYANFFNGNKASFKQEVCIDTIKPSITILSRSPSIAYGGSAVVVFEALDKNLSQAFVRVKKKDFKAFRLLEFKQRNVFIALVPWSYKNKDFKAFIVAKDKAYNSNTTPLLFKRKTHRLREKDIDLSALKDKIVQQEKFQNHTEQTLLEIFSNARPKDLEKAQKIALEQGDFYKDFSHFQALKPLNGPFKMVSNFLENRRILKDNQVLFKFLHLGVDLIPSKDLSLAFDPIMKRVFKGELGFYGNSLINCYGLGLCVFLAHLKDDESVGSSGLKLGIGLHLGMLLQGVFVRPNEWLNEQWIKTNIITPIEQAKQLLMKG; encoded by the coding sequence TTGGAGTTGAGGTTTAAAATTTTAGCGTTAGTCGTTTTGATTTTAGGGGGTTATTTGATTTTTAACGCTTTAATCACAAAACCCAAAGCTTTAAGTTTTAGTTTAAACAGCAAAGAGGATGCACTCAATGACAATAATGAAGCGCTTTTTTGGGATTTAAAAAAACCCATTAAGATTAAAATAGCAGCCCCAAAGGGTATCAAACGCTATGATTTAAAAGTAACCACGCAAGATAATTTGATCTTATATGAAAAAGAAAATCTGGTATTGGATAAACCCAAGTTTTTAGAGGTGCCTTTAATTAGGCCTGAAATCATGGGGTTAGAAGACAAGTGCCTTTTGTATGAAATTCAAGCTAATGATTGGAGCTATGCTAATTTTTTCAATGGCAATAAGGCGTCTTTCAAACAAGAAGTGTGCATTGATACGATAAAACCCTCAATCACGATTTTATCTCGTTCCCCAAGCATCGCTTATGGGGGGAGCGCGGTAGTGGTCTTTGAAGCTTTGGATAAGAATTTGTCTCAAGCGTTTGTTCGCGTTAAAAAAAAGGATTTTAAAGCTTTCAGGCTTTTAGAATTCAAACAGCGTAATGTCTTTATCGCTCTAGTGCCTTGGTCTTATAAAAATAAGGATTTTAAAGCGTTCATTGTTGCTAAAGATAAAGCCTATAACTCTAATACCACCCCTTTATTATTCAAGCGAAAAACCCATCGTTTGAGGGAAAAAGATATAGACTTAAGCGCCTTAAAAGACAAGATTGTACAGCAAGAAAAATTTCAAAATCACACTGAGCAAACTTTATTAGAAATATTTTCCAACGCGCGTCCAAAAGATTTAGAAAAAGCCCAAAAGATCGCTTTAGAGCAAGGGGATTTTTATAAGGATTTTTCCCATTTTCAAGCGCTAAAACCCTTGAATGGGCCTTTTAAAATGGTAAGCAATTTTTTAGAAAATCGGCGTATCTTAAAGGACAATCAGGTGTTGTTTAAATTCTTGCATTTAGGGGTGGATTTGATACCTAGCAAGGATTTATCTTTAGCGTTTGATCCAATTATGAAGAGGGTTTTTAAGGGGGAGTTGGGTTTTTATGGTAATAGTTTAATTAATTGCTATGGGCTGGGTTTGTGCGTTTTTTTAGCGCATTTAAAAGATGATGAAAGCGTGGGGAGTAGCGGTTTGAAATTAGGGATCGGGTTGCATTTAGGGATGCTTTTGCAAGGGGTTTTTGTCCGGCCCAATGAATGGCTTAATGAGCAATGGATAAAAACCAATATCATCACCCCCATAGAGCAAGCCAAACAGCTTTTAATGAAAGGATAG
- the minC gene encoding septum site-determining protein MinC → MLKTNQKNVHAFEIEKQEPEAVMEFLEKNHALLQYFLIIFKYDIEPEVKAILRKHQLLFLETNRALNGRHIKTMSLKEENNHSKPNHSKTEPKTTIYECHIRSGEEIYSANHLIFLGNIHNGAKIISEGCVSVYGVCEGAIVCFGECLILKEVKSAQIVFQNKIFSLKEVERLLVNKNIKIITKNDDILDIKEVL, encoded by the coding sequence ATGTTAAAAACCAATCAAAAAAATGTGCATGCGTTTGAAATTGAAAAGCAAGAGCCTGAAGCGGTCATGGAATTTTTAGAAAAAAACCACGCCCTTTTGCAGTATTTTCTTATTATATTTAAATATGATATTGAACCAGAAGTCAAAGCCATTTTGCGCAAACACCAGCTTTTATTTTTAGAAACGAATCGCGCTTTAAACGGACGCCATATCAAAACCATGTCTTTAAAAGAAGAAAACAATCATTCAAAACCCAATCATTCTAAAACAGAACCTAAAACAACGATTTATGAGTGCCACATCAGGAGTGGGGAAGAGATTTATAGCGCTAATCATCTTATTTTTTTGGGTAATATCCACAATGGGGCAAAGATTATTTCAGAGGGCTGTGTGTCGGTTTATGGGGTTTGCGAAGGGGCGATTGTGTGCTTTGGAGAGTGCTTGATTTTGAAAGAAGTCAAGAGCGCTCAAATCGTTTTTCAAAATAAAATTTTCTCTTTAAAAGAGGTTGAACGGCTTTTGGTAAATAAAAATATTAAAATAATCACTAAAAATGACGATATACTAGACATAAAGGAAGTATTATGA
- the lpxC gene encoding UDP-3-O-acyl-N-acetylglucosamine deacetylase, with protein MKQTTINHSVELVGIGLHKGVPVKLVLEPLGENQGIVFYRSDLGVKLPLKPENIVDTKMATVLGKDNARISTIEHLLSAIHAYGIDNLKISVDNEEIPIMDGSALTYCMLLDEAGIKELDAPKKVMEIKQVVEVREGDKFVKIEPDSQLSLNFTIDFSHPVIAKQAHHFVFSKTAYKEQVAKARTFGFLQEVNYLRSIGLAKGGSLNNCIVLDENSILNKEGLRCEKEFVCHKILDAMGDLMVLGMPVMGKYTSFSGSHKLNSMLVKAILADAKNYEVLIATDPAKEFALQKAFA; from the coding sequence ATGAAGCAAACAACCATTAACCACTCTGTGGAATTAGTAGGGATAGGCTTGCACAAGGGCGTTCCTGTGAAGCTTGTTTTAGAGCCTTTAGGAGAAAATCAAGGCATTGTTTTTTACCGCTCTGATTTGGGCGTGAAGCTCCCCTTAAAACCTGAAAACATCGTGGATACCAAAATGGCAACCGTGTTGGGTAAGGATAATGCTAGAATTTCTACGATTGAGCATTTGCTTTCAGCTATCCATGCGTATGGTATTGATAATCTTAAAATCTCTGTGGATAACGAAGAGATCCCTATCATGGATGGGAGTGCTTTGACTTATTGCATGCTTTTAGATGAAGCAGGGATTAAAGAATTAGACGCTCCTAAAAAGGTGATGGAAATCAAGCAAGTCGTTGAGGTTAGAGAGGGCGATAAATTCGTTAAAATTGAGCCAGACAGCCAACTTTCTTTGAATTTCACGATTGATTTTAGCCATCCGGTTATCGCTAAGCAAGCCCATCATTTTGTCTTTAGTAAAACCGCTTACAAAGAGCAAGTCGCTAAAGCCCGCACCTTTGGGTTTTTGCAAGAAGTGAATTACTTGCGATCCATTGGTTTGGCTAAAGGGGGAAGCTTGAATAATTGCATCGTGCTGGACGAAAACAGCATTTTGAATAAAGAGGGCTTGAGGTGCGAAAAGGAATTCGTGTGCCACAAGATTTTAGACGCTATGGGGGATCTAATGGTTTTAGGCATGCCTGTGATGGGCAAATACACTTCTTTTTCAGGGAGTCATAAGCTCAATTCCATGTTGGTTAAAGCCATTTTAGCGGACGCTAAAAATTACGAAGTTTTGATCGCTACGGATCCGGCTAAAGAATTTGCGTTGCAAAAGGCTTTCGCTTAA